A segment of the Parcubacteria group bacterium genome:
ATTAAGCGGTTGCCTGACTTTTATTCCGGCCTTGGCTCTAAGCTCCAGCCCTTTCGTAACAATATCACGAACTATTCGCATATCTTCATTCAGTTTGGAATCAATCAAAATTTTATCCGCTTTGGGAAATTCAGCCAGATGAACAGATTCTTCACCGGTCAAGTTTTTGTAAATTTCTTCGGCAATAAAAGGAGTGAATGGTGCCATCAATTTGGAAAGCTCAACCAAAACATACCACAAAGTCTGATAAGCTTCCTTTTTGTCTCCGTCATTTTCGCTCTTCCAAAATCTTTTTCTGGATCGCCTAATATACCAGTTGGAAAGATTATCGATGAATTTTGGGAATAGTCTGACAGCTTTATTGAGCTCATATTTTTCCATACTTTCATTTACGCCATTGATTAGCATATTGAGTTCGGAAACAATCCATTTATCTAACAAATTTTTAGGTTGTAGTTTGCGAGTTATAGAAGAATTAAATTTATCAATATTGGCGTATAGAACAAAAAATGAATATGAATTCCAAAGCATCCGAAAAATTCCGCGAACCAATTCCGCCACTTCTGATTCTTTGAAGTTAATAGTTTCCGCCGAAACAACCGGGGAACTCAAAAGATAGAAACGCAAAGCGTCGGCTCCGTATTTATCGAAAATTTCAGTCGGATCCGGATAATTGTTTAGCCTCTTAGACATTTTCTTTCCGTCTTCTGCCAAAACTATCCCGTTTGCAACAACATTATTGTAGGCTTTTGATTTTTTGATAGCGGTGGAAATAGCATGGAGATAATAGAACCAACAGCGTGTTTGATCCACGCCCTCGGCAATAAACTGAGCTGGAAAAGTCTGGTCAAAAGCTTCTTTGTTTTCAAAAGGATAATGCGCCTGAGCATACGGCATCGAACCCGAGTCGAACCAGGTATCCAAAACATCTGGAATTCTTTTCATCACTCCTCCGCATTTTTCACATTTGAAAGTTATTTTATCGACTATGTGCTTGTGGAGATCGGTTATTTTTTCACCCGATATATCTTCCAGTTCCTTGACTGATCCGAAAACTTTCATTTCTCCGCAATCGCATTTCCAAATCGGAATTACCGAAGCCCAAAATCTTTGTCGGGAAATTGACCAGTCGCGTGCGCCTTCCAGCCAGTTCCCAAATCGTCCTTCTTTCAAATGCGCTGGAATCCAATTGATATTTTTCGCATTCTCAAGCATTTCTTCTTTGATTTTAGTGATATTTACAAACCAAGAAGAAGTCGCGTAATTAATAAGCGGAGTGTCGCATCTCCAGCAATGCGGATAGCTATGCTCGTATTTTTCTTTCGAGAATAACAGATTATTTTTGGCCAGATATTTTATTACTTCAACATCGGTCTGTTGATGATCGCCTTCCGGTTTCACGCTCATTCCCGCAAAATCCGTCGCTTCTTGTTTGATAATCCCATCCATTCCGACATGTTGAACAAAAGGAAGCTTGCATTCCTGTCCCATTTTGGCATCATCTTCTCCGAACGCCGGCGCGATATGCACCACGCCTGTTCCTTCTTCAGTTGTCACAAAATCACCAGCATAAATCTTCCAGCCATTTTCTTCATTTTCTAATCCTTTTTCAAAATAATAATCAAACGGAGGTTTATATTTTTTTCCGATCATTTTTTTTCCTTTAAATTCTTCAACCATTTCAAACTCTTTTTCCTTAAGTGTTTCTGCAATTCTTTCTTTAGCTAAAATTAATAATTCATCTCCAGTTTTAACTTTTGCATAATTAATATCTTCTCCGATTGCTAATGCGACATTTCCGATAAGCGTCCAGGGCGTTGTAGTCCAAGCCAGAATAAAAGTTCCTGGCTCATCCTCCAGTTCAAACTTCGCAACTACCGAAAGATCTTTAATATCTTTATATCCTTCCGCCACTTCCGATTGAGAAAGAGTAGTTTCACAGCGTGTGCAGATGTACATTATTCGATGACCTTCGTAAATCAGTCCTTTATTCCAAAGTTCTTTAAAAACCCACCAGACCGATTCCATAAAAGGCAAATCCATTGTTTTGTAGCTATTTTCCATATCCGCCCAGCGTCCCAGACGATTAATAACGGTTTTCCATTCATCCACATATTTCAAAACTTTAGTTCGGCAAAATTCATTAAACTTATCCACGCCCATTTCTTCAATTTCTTTTTTGCGCCTTATCCCTAATTCTTTCTCGGCAATATTCTCAATTGGCAGTCCATGGCAATCCCATCCCCATTTCCTCGGAACTTTGAATCCTTTCATAGTCCAAAATCTCGGTACTGCGTCTTTCATCGTGCTTCCCACAATATGCCCATAATGCGGACTTCCGGAAGCAAAAGGAGGGCCGTCATAAAAACTATAAACCGGAGCATCTTTTCGATTCTCGACCGACTTTTCAAATATCTTGTTCTCTTCCCAAAATTTGAGCACTTCTTTTTCCATTTCCGGAAATTTCATCTTTGGATCGATTTTTTTGAATGACATATTTTTAAAATTTATAAAATAAAATCCCTACACAAAAAATGCATAAGGACGCTTTTGGCGTGGTACCACCTTAGTTTAGTATCTTGCATAGATACCCTTGATTATGGGCTATAACGGGCTTACCCGGCAAGTTCTACTGATCTACGCGACTTTCTTCTTGCGGCTCCAAGGCGATAACCTCTTCATTGCCTTTAAATTTGTATCTTGACTATACTATAATTACACTTTTTTTGCAAGATTCTTGTTCTTAGAATAAAATTCCCAAGCGGTATTAATTTCATCTTTAATTCCGGGAATAAAATCGATCCCTGACAAATTATTTATTGACTGCCATTTCCATTCAGAAAAAGCATCTTCTTTTATTTGAGGCTCTTTTCCGTTGACATATCCCTTTAAAAAACAGACAAATAAAATTCCGGGTATTTTTTTCTGGGGAAGGTTGGGGGTCTTCACTTCATAGGTTTTAAAAACCAAAACTCTTTCCGCAATAACGCCTAATTCTTCTTTTATCTTTCTTTTAATGGCTTCTTCGAAATTTTCTCCTTCCTTCACTTGCCCGCTTCCACATTCCCATTTTCCGGGATATAATTCTTTATTTTCTCTCCGCTTAGCAATTAAAACTTCGATATCGTATTCCGTTTCTCGAAGGCAAATTCCAGCAACATGAACTTCTATTTTGTGCTGTTTTATTTCCCGCATATTTATTGAAAGCTTTTATAAATTTCGATTGTTTCTTGGGCGGTTTTTTGCCAGTCGAATTTTTTAACTTGCTCCAAGCCTTTCTTTCTGTATTCATTCCTCAAATTTTCATCTTGGGAAAATTTAATCATTGCCTCTGTTATTTCCTTTTTATTCATTGGATCGACATAATAAGCCGCGTCTCCTGCAATCTCCGGAAGAGACGAGACTTTTGAGATAATCGCCGGTGTTCCGGTGGCAAAAGCCTCCAAAACTGTCATTCCAAATCCTTCATACAACGAAGGCATAACAAAAAACTGCGAATTTTTAAATAATGGCGACAATTCGTCTCCAATAATATATCCGGTAGAAATTACGTCTTTGCTAAGTCCCAAATCTTTAATAATCTGAAGATATTCTTTTGAAAGCCACCCTCTTTTTCCAGCTAAAACCAATTGATATTCGAATTTTAAATTGTTTCCTTGCACCGGCGAACTCAATTTTTCCTTAAAATCCGCAAATGCTTCAAGCAACCTGGTAATATTTTTCGAAGGTTCAAGCGTTCCTAAAAACAGAATATATTTTTTCGTTATTTTGTATTTCTCCAAAATTTTCTGGCTGGATATTTTTGATTCTTCAAAAAATCTTTTGTCTAGTCCGCTATAAATCACGCTTATTTTTTCTGAAGTAATTTTGAAAATATCTTCCACATCTTTTTTGGTCGACTGTGAAACTGCAATAATCTTGTCCGCTTTTTTTGCCATCAAATTATACACCGCCTTTTCTTTAGCTCCGCTTATTTTCGGATAGCATCCGGGAATTTTGTATATTGATAGGTCGTGAAAAGTCACCACGCATTTCCCCCGATAACTTGTCGGAATCCGGCTATGCGGCGAAGTAGAATGGAGCACGTCCAGTTTCTCTCTGGACAAAGTCGCCGTTCCTAAAATTTCACTGTAAGCTCCGGGAAGATACTTTTTGTAATCGGAAAAGGGATAAAATTTTATCTTGACATTCGGCTGATTAAATTTTTTAATATCTTTTTCCCTCACGTGAAAATCAAAAAACAGGACATATTCATTGATTTTGTCCAATTCTAAAAGATTTCTAATCAACTGATAAGTATAGTGACCAACCCCGATAGCTTCTCCCTTTTCGGGATTTAAAATTGTCCTCGCATCTATTCCTATTCTCATATGTATATTCTAGCAACCTTTTAACTAATAAACAATTACCACAAATTCTCCTTTAATTTTATCCCCATTTTCCTGATAATAGCTTAAAATTTCATCAGTATTTCCTCTTTTAATTTCTTCGAAAATTTTAGTAAGCTCCCTTCCTATAATAATACGCTTTTGGCATTCCAATAGTTTCAAAAGTTCCAAATTTTTAATAAAGCGATGCGGAGATTCGTAATAAATAACCGGATATTTTAAACTAATCACTTCCTTGAAAAAAGTTTCGCGTCCTTTCTTGTGCGGAGGAAATCCGAGAAATAGAAACTTCTGAAGATCGATTCCAGCAATACTAATCATTGAAGCCAGGGCTGATGCTCCTGGAATCGGATGAATTTCAATATTGTTTTTCACCGCTTCCGCCACCAGAATGTTTCCCGGATCGGAAATCCCCGGCGTTCCCGCATCAGTAACCAGCGCGATATTTTTTCCTTCTTTCAGTTTATTGATAATCAAATCGATTTTTTTGAGTTCGCTGTGCTGATGATAAGATATTAGAGTTTTTTGTATGCTATAATGATTTAGAAGCTTGCTGGTAACCCTGGTATCTTCGCAAGCGACATAATCAACACTTTTAAGCGTTTCCAAGGCTCTAAGCGTAATATCGCCCAGATTACCAATAGGTGTTGCGACGATATATAATATACCTCTACTCATAAATTTTCAATTATCAATAATCAACTTACAATGAATTTGCAATGAATCAATTTACAATGTTTGAAAATTATATAATTGAAAATTCATTGAAAATTGTAAATTGAAAATTGTAAATTAATTGATATGATTTTAACTACTCACGCTCTGGTCGGAGCAGTTATTGGAAAAAATATTCAAAATCCCTGGATTATAATTATATTATCTTTGGCTTTTCATTATATTCTGGATGCCGTCAGGCATGGGGAATATGTTGAAACTTTTGACAATAAAGTAGCCTTTAAAAATACTTGGTGGAAAATTGTTTTGGATTTTTCAGTCGGGTTAGCAATAATTCTGCTTGTAATCCGTTTTAAGAATTTTGATGCGATAACCGTCAGAAACATTTTTATCGGAATGTTTTTTTCCATGTTTCCCGATTCCCTTACCCTAATCTATTGGAAAACTCGCTGGAAATTTTTTGAGAAACTATATAAATTTCATTCTTGGTGCCACCGCCTTCCTCGATTTTCTCCAGAGAGAGAATGGAAACTCCAAAACGAAATTTATGAGATAGCAATAGGATTAATTATGACAGTTATTCTTATACTATTCTGATATTCCAGAATATATTGCACTTAATATAAACGCTAAGCTCTATAATTTCAAATTCCAAATGTCAAATTTCCAATCAAGCTCAAATGACTAAATGCCAAAATTTTTGGATTTTGAACTTTGACATTGATTTGACATTGGAAATTGGTAATTTGGATTTTTCTATAGATACTTCGCCGTCCAGCTTTTTTTGCATTTTTTGAGCTTGTCCGGTGTTCCTTCGAAAACAAGTTCTCCCCCTTTTTCTCCTCCATCCGGACCAAGTTCAATTACCCAATCGGCATTTTTGATAACATCCATATTATGCTCAACAACAATTACCGAGTTTCCTTTTTCAACTAATGTGTCTAGAACTTTCAATAATCTTTTAATGTCTTCGAAATGAAGTCCGATAGTCGGTTCGTCCAAAATATACAAAGTTTTTCCGGTCGATTTTCTGGCCAGTTCCGTGGCTAATTTTATTCTCTGCGCCTCTCCTCCAGAAAGGTCAGTCGCGCTTTGTCCTAATTTTAGATATCCCAGTCCCACTTCTTCCATTGTTTTCAGTTTCTCAAGAATAAGCGGATAGTTTCCAAAAAATCGGAGCGCAAAACTCGCATCCATATTAAGTATCTGCGCGATATTAAATCCCTTAAATTCAATTTCTAGGGTTTTTTTGTTATACCTAGTTCCGTCGCATCCTTCGCATTTCACATACATATCCGGCATCAGATACATTTCTATTTTCTTTTTTCCGTCTCCCTGGCAAACTTCGCAGCGTCCGCCTTTCATATTAAAACTGAACCGGCTAGCGGTGTATCCGCGATTTTTCGATTCCTCAAGATTAGCAAAAATATCCCTAATGTGAGAAAAAATTCCGGTGTAAGTCGCTGCATTTGATCTAGGCGTCCTGCCGATCGGACTTTGATCGATATTAATCACTTTGTCAATATATTCCAATCCTTTGATCTTCTGATGCTTTCCTGGTTCTGCTTTGGCTTGATAGAATTTTCTGGAAAGAGCCCTGGCAAGGATATCATTCATAATCGTTGATTTTCCGCTTCCAGAAACTCCACAAACGACCACAAATTTCCCCAATGGAAATTTGACATCAATGTTTTTCAAATTATGCTCAGAAGCTTTGATTATTTCTATTGATTTTCCGCTTCCCTTGCGAAAATTTTTCTTAGTAGAAACTTTTTCTTTGCCGGAAAGATAATCGGCAGTCAGAGTCTTTGAAGCCAAAAGCTCATTAAAATCTCCCTCAAAAACAACTTCCCCGCCATCTTCTCCCGCTCCCGAACCCATATCAATAATAAAATCGGAAGCTTTCATAATCGCCTTATCGTGTTCCACAATAATCAAAGAGTTCCCCGTATCCCGAAGAGATTTGATAGTGCTGATAAGTTTTTCCGTGTCCCGGCTATGAAGTCCGATTGACGGCTCATCCAAGACATAGACGATCCCCATCAGTTTTGAGTTAATTTGAACCGCCAGACGAATTCTCTGCGCTTCTCCTCCGGAAATTGTCTGAGAGCTTCTGGCTAGATTTAAATAATCTAACC
Coding sequences within it:
- the ileS gene encoding isoleucine--tRNA ligase; the protein is MSFKKIDPKMKFPEMEKEVLKFWEENKIFEKSVENRKDAPVYSFYDGPPFASGSPHYGHIVGSTMKDAVPRFWTMKGFKVPRKWGWDCHGLPIENIAEKELGIRRKKEIEEMGVDKFNEFCRTKVLKYVDEWKTVINRLGRWADMENSYKTMDLPFMESVWWVFKELWNKGLIYEGHRIMYICTRCETTLSQSEVAEGYKDIKDLSVVAKFELEDEPGTFILAWTTTPWTLIGNVALAIGEDINYAKVKTGDELLILAKERIAETLKEKEFEMVEEFKGKKMIGKKYKPPFDYYFEKGLENEENGWKIYAGDFVTTEEGTGVVHIAPAFGEDDAKMGQECKLPFVQHVGMDGIIKQEATDFAGMSVKPEGDHQQTDVEVIKYLAKNNLLFSKEKYEHSYPHCWRCDTPLINYATSSWFVNITKIKEEMLENAKNINWIPAHLKEGRFGNWLEGARDWSISRQRFWASVIPIWKCDCGEMKVFGSVKELEDISGEKITDLHKHIVDKITFKCEKCGGVMKRIPDVLDTWFDSGSMPYAQAHYPFENKEAFDQTFPAQFIAEGVDQTRCWFYYLHAISTAIKKSKAYNNVVANGIVLAEDGKKMSKRLNNYPDPTEIFDKYGADALRFYLLSSPVVSAETINFKESEVAELVRGIFRMLWNSYSFFVLYANIDKFNSSITRKLQPKNLLDKWIVSELNMLINGVNESMEKYELNKAVRLFPKFIDNLSNWYIRRSRKRFWKSENDGDKKEAYQTLWYVLVELSKLMAPFTPFIAEEIYKNLTGEESVHLAEFPKADKILIDSKLNEDMRIVRDIVTKGLELRAKAGIKVRQPLNELRIMNHELRKDLFEIIKEEVNVKNVVVVENVENVELDIEITEDLKLEGQAREIIRHIQEMRKEAGYEVDNRIKVVYNEMLVVFERFGDMIKKETLANSLNEGKMEDVDLKKEFKINEEDLTISIKKA
- a CDS encoding NUDIX domain-containing protein — protein: MREIKQHKIEVHVAGICLRETEYDIEVLIAKRRENKELYPGKWECGSGQVKEGENFEEAIKRKIKEELGVIAERVLVFKTYEVKTPNLPQKKIPGILFVCFLKGYVNGKEPQIKEDAFSEWKWQSINNLSGIDFIPGIKDEINTAWEFYSKNKNLAKKV
- the rsmI gene encoding 16S rRNA (cytidine(1402)-2'-O)-methyltransferase, whose protein sequence is MSRGILYIVATPIGNLGDITLRALETLKSVDYVACEDTRVTSKLLNHYSIQKTLISYHQHSELKKIDLIINKLKEGKNIALVTDAGTPGISDPGNILVAEAVKNNIEIHPIPGASALASMISIAGIDLQKFLFLGFPPHKKGRETFFKEVISLKYPVIYYESPHRFIKNLELLKLLECQKRIIIGRELTKIFEEIKRGNTDEILSYYQENGDKIKGEFVVIVY
- a CDS encoding glycosyltransferase family 1 protein, which gives rise to MRIGIDARTILNPEKGEAIGVGHYTYQLIRNLLELDKINEYVLFFDFHVREKDIKKFNQPNVKIKFYPFSDYKKYLPGAYSEILGTATLSREKLDVLHSTSPHSRIPTSYRGKCVVTFHDLSIYKIPGCYPKISGAKEKAVYNLMAKKADKIIAVSQSTKKDVEDIFKITSEKISVIYSGLDKRFFEESKISSQKILEKYKITKKYILFLGTLEPSKNITRLLEAFADFKEKLSSPVQGNNLKFEYQLVLAGKRGWLSKEYLQIIKDLGLSKDVISTGYIIGDELSPLFKNSQFFVMPSLYEGFGMTVLEAFATGTPAIISKVSSLPEIAGDAAYYVDPMNKKEITEAMIKFSQDENLRNEYRKKGLEQVKKFDWQKTAQETIEIYKSFQ